From Polynucleobacter paludilacus:
GCAAAGATAAAGCGGTATCCAGCACATATTGCAAGAGGGGCTTGCCAGCGAGATTTTGCAAAACTTTGGGCAATGCGGATTTCATCCGCTTACCCTGTCCTGCAGCCAAAATGACGATGTTCATATCAAAGGATTATAAGTCCCTGGAATCAGGGTTCCACAAGCCAATTCATCCAATTCAGCCTCATCGATCGCCTTGTCTCCAGCCGATCTAGCGGCAATTCCAGACAGAACTGAAGAAATATCAAGGTTTTTAAAATCAAAGGCCTCTGCGTCCATTAAGTGCGAAGGGACGATGTGATGCATTGCTCGAAATATATTCTCTACGCGGCCCGGATATTGCTTTTCCCATTCGCGCAACATTTGTTTCATAGCCTGCCGCTGTAAATTTGGCTGGCTACCGCACAAGTCACATGGAATGATTGGGAAGTTCATATCAGCCGCATACCGCTCTAATAATTTCTCTGGCACATACGCTAATGGACGAATCACAATATGCTTGCCATCATCCGAACGGAGTTTAGGTGGCATACCCTTAAGTTTGCCCGCATGAAATAAATTAAGTAATAAGGTTTGCAAAATGTCATCACGATGATGGCCAAGTGCAATTTTTGTGGC
This genomic window contains:
- the ttcA gene encoding tRNA 2-thiocytidine(32) synthetase TtcA encodes the protein MNDIRKVAFEENKLEKKLCRLAGQAIGDFGMIEDGDKVMVCVSGGKDSFAMLDILLKLRERAPIQFEIVAVNLDQKQPNFPAETLPNYLSALGVPFHIEEQDTYSIVKRVIPEGKTTCGLCSRLRRGILYRVADELGATKIALGHHRDDILQTLLLNLFHAGKLKGMPPKLRSDDGKHIVIRPLAYVPEKLLERYAADMNFPIIPCDLCGSQPNLQRQAMKQMLREWEKQYPGRVENIFRAMHHIVPSHLMDAEAFDFKNLDISSVLSGIAARSAGDKAIDEAELDELACGTLIPGTYNPLI